In the Puntigrus tetrazona isolate hp1 chromosome 19, ASM1883169v1, whole genome shotgun sequence genome, acaaaaaatatacgTCAATGAACTTTAAGtttcacatatatattatatatatatatatatataaaagcaattaTTACTTGATGGTTGTGCAAAAACTAATGTAAAGGCTAAGCAATAATATGGAgacttatatatttaatgacatccatctcattttttttcaaaagatatgtttttttagtgtagtgcatttgcattaatgcatcacaaaaacaaatgaatacgATTActttcataaaagaaaattttCAGTTTGCTTGTTACTTATTTAACTACAATTaaattccacacacacacacacacactttatttttatatatttaaaaaacatcataaaataatatacttttaagtGTGAGCAATTACACAAATTCCcttgaatattttcaaaaatgcttaaCTAAAGTGCCAAAGATCTGTAGAACAGTGATCGCTGCAAACAAAGGATTCCTAAattaatgatatttttgattGATAGAACAATCAAATCgtacatgtaaaataataaaacaatgttatgaGACTGATAACACTACAGCACctgtaaaacaacaataactgtAATACACTACACATGCAATGCAGTCTTGGTGTATTgttgtataatttaatatatcagCCAGTGATATATTAGAAGTTGAAAATATAGTCCTAGGACCTCCAACTTTACCTCCAAACATACAATACACTCATGTAAAGCAATACAGACTATTTAGCAGATCTTGGTAAAGTGACTTTTTATATGGtttcaaaatgtaaactatattaTTTCCATCTGCTAATAGCAACTAAAAAGCCaagaaaaatactgtaaacattaacaacatgattttgttgaaaaaacGCTTTCAAGCAATGTGTACCGTGCAAagcacatacaaataaaatgccTTGACTAGAATATTTTGCATAAACCACACATTTCTCTGGAATTAATAAACCACAGGTAAGGGCAGCAACAGGATTACTAAGTATATTTAACACAATATTGAGCAGACACTTGCTTATGTTCTTACTCTGGCCAGTCTacagaacagaaacaaacagactAACAGCAAGTTCAGATAAACGAAGGCAGTACTTTCAATACGGTTAAACATTAATCCTCAAATCGGCCCTTTGCTGTCTTATGAAGACTTACAGATATTGCGTGAGTGCGAAGATGTTCTTGTCTTGTGAAACGTTTGCCGCAGACCTCACAAGGATAAGGCCTTTCTCCTGTGTGGCAGCGGATGTGCCTCTTTAAAATACCCTTCTGTTTGGCCGTGTATGGGCAGAATGGACATTTGTGCAGCCTCCctatgtaaacacacaaaatatattataaaactatttttaaaaacaacattcccTGCATCCAAATACCATACTATAaggaaatacaaacaaacaaaaaaaaccatatGAGCCAAGTAGCATGTCTGAATGCACACTAttcataaaactgtaaaaacaacataCTTAAAGCAAGTTACAGCATGCGATTTAAGATCAGCATCTCTCACCTGGATCATCCCCATACCAGTCATTCTGAATCTCCATCCCACAGGGCCCCGCAGGACCGAGCACATCATCCCCACGGCCGAACCCACCGACGTACCCCAAACTCTGCGAATAGTGTTCATCACGATTAGGGTTCATCCCTGCTCTGAACAGCACATCTGGAAACTGCTTCATCGGGCAGTTAGCAAACGACACGGACGAATGCTCAGTGCTTGGAGCCGGGCTAGCGTTAACAGTTCTCTCCCCATCCTGATTTGGGCCTTGGTAAAGAGTTGTGTCTTTGGATTCCCGTGAAGATTCCCCCTCCTCATCGGGGTCATACTCTATTTTGGGATGCACCAAACCTAGAAGCAATCCTGGGGTGGATGAGTTGACTAAATCTGGGCCTGGACTAATCTTCAGTGGAGCATTCATGGGAGGATGGTTGGGGAAAGCTCCTTGGGAGTTCTCCCCTTCCGAGTCTTTACTACTGGTGGCTGCTGGCATGCAGACAGCAGCTGTTGGGGCATCGTCAGGACTGAGGGCCTCGGTGACCTGACAGGTCCTTTGGTCGACATCTGAAGTGGACGCCACAGGAACACTAGCGGCTGAAACTGGATTTTCCCTACCACTGAAGTCCTTgtgtctctccctctccctgTTACAGATCTCCAGGGATGACTTGATGTAACCCTTGCAAAAGTTCACCACGTCGGTCATCTGTAAGTAGCTCGCAGCTGACATTATTTCGATGACGTTGTCGCTGCGCAGGCTCAGGCGACCCGAATACAGAAAGTCTAGGATGAAGGAGAAGGCCTCGGCTGTGACGATGTCCAGGGAGGCCGTGCTGTGTCTCTGACCATTGTCCTGCAGGTAATGCACCAGCAGCGCCCGAAAATAGCCACTGCTGGCGAAGAGAATATTACGATGGGCTTTAAAAACGCGTCCCTCTACTATGATGCTGCAGTCACAGAAGAAGTCCCTCTTACGCTGTTCGTTCAGCTCAGACAAGAGCCGGGACAGGTAGGAAGGAACCTCCATATTCACTGCATTAGAGCCATGTGTTCCTCTGGAAGAATAAAGgtgaacaaattaataaatgctcaTGAGAAATACATTCTTTGGAATAATTCCACTCTCTATAACTCAGGGTATTTTAGCTATAAAATAGGGTAACCAGATTGTGACCAGATACGGTGACCATTTTCCAGAGGCGGTCCTGTCCCTGGAAAGGGCCTATTTTATTGGCACACGTCTTAACTACATAAGTTTGTTGAAAGTACACTATGATATGAGAATATAATAACCAAACAATTACACTCACATAAAGCATGTAATCTGTTCTGCATGTTCTACATCATACTGTTACCGAAAAACATAATAACAGTTATGCATGAAACCTACAACAATTTTATAAAGGCATAATGCACGGAAACCTAAATGCAACTTCTATTCTCTCATCTTTTCCACTGAACTAGGAAATTTCCAGTTTCCATACGAGACGTCGCGTCACATTTAGATTATATACCAATGCCATATTGTTAATTAATGCAAAGTGCATTATGCAACCATTTAAAGTGTAATGTAACGTTATTCAATATGCATGCAACTTAGTAGATTATCAATACCAATGTCACAATAATATCAAAAGATctgaacaaaatcaaaatcGGGCTACATAACACTGGTTATAATTAATGAACAAcacaaatacaattttgaaaACCGTTATGCTTTACAACAACTAACGTTTTTAGCAGCAGCGGCAGCAGAGGACAATAAGAAAAAGCCCACCGCGTCGTAACAAGGACGCACTCGGAACGGGGTTTTTACAAAATTGCTACAAGTCTATGATGCTAAAAACACGTTTGTTTATACTTACGTTTAGGTGTCTGTCTGATTGCTCTTCATGGtggtcttttaaaaatgtctcccTGATTGACTGCTTCCTGATTTCTACGTTGTACTTCCTGTCGCTGCCATAGCAGCCGGCGGAGTGTTCAAATCGCTCTCCACGCCCTATATAGTGTACATCGATGCCAGCCATTCGTTCGCTGGTTTATACACTCACAATGCACATTATGCACTCATTGAGGCAAGCGAGTTTAAAGCGGACATGCAGATTGCGGTCCTGTTTCTGTCGTCCAGTGTTGTGGAGATTTTCGACTCCCTGCCAAATTATTACTCCCCCAGTTGAAATCGCTGTTAATCCTAACCCCTCCCCCTGGTCGCCGTGATTTTACcaagacatgatcctggatcagcattttttttgttgatcctGTATCAACAGTACTGTCCAAAAATAgcgtgatttcaccaagtacaagatgttcctggatcaacaataaacagatttttttttctgttttatgatAGTCTTATGATCAGTGTTAGGTGCTTCCCTAACCCATCCTTACtagatgttcctggatcaacaagATCCCACGCTGACTATCATTTTAGAAACATTGTTTCTTCAATAACTGCATTAAAGCGTCATTAGattgaactaaattaaaatgaaactagaTATGAATAAGGttacagatgtttttaaaataggcCTATAGTTAATGTGTTTTCTCTGTAGACTATGCTAGGTGGGATTTAGAAAGTTAATAGTAACAAGCAACACTTGTTCGTGTATAGCTTACAGTTATCTAATTACCTTCttagattactttttttgaaCATATCTCTCTGCCTGAATGATGTGCTTTAATTTGCAGAACTTATATAGTATTTCAGAAGCAAATGtttgctcaaaaataaaaatttctcaTGTCCTTTTAAAGCTGCACGACTTCCTTCATCttgcaaaagaagatatttaaagaaTGATTTTGTCTATAATTAGTGGAGTCCAAAACAACAATTCAAAGCACTAAATTAAAGTACCATGACATTTGATCTGGACTCTCTAGATGAGTATATAGTGCGTACACTAGTACTACTCTCAGTATGTACACAGTGTACTGTGGTTGTAACCTAGTCATGCTGAGTCAATGCTAGCTCACCTGCTCATCCTGTTCCTCAACTTTCCCGCCATTCCTTGTTGCTTCAAAAAAGCTATAATGCATCTAAATGATCAAGTCTACACAAAACAAGGCAATGAAGAAAGTGCAATGAGCACTATCACCAGATGAGGGAGCAAAATCCCTGAAACAGTTGGCACTGCCAAGAGCTTCAGCAAGTGCACATTTACACCGCTGTTACACAGACGACAGGGTGATGAACAGCGCCTTCACGAGAAGtagtttatttttcagcataGTGGTCGACCACCATTGTGAGGGCGCGATGACAATCACATCTGCTCTGAAATAGATCTGGCTCCGAGTGAGGACTGATGTCTTCACAATGCCCATATCCTAAcatgccctgctgccagctcatGTCGGTGCATGTGCCTACCCCCATTGTCTGCAATggaatgtgtgtttatttgctcTCTTTAGCCCCGAAATagctgttttttaacatttggactgagataaaacaaacatgcagttCCTGCAGGCCGCACCGCACCCATGCATCACAATCCACAGCACTCGAAAGTGATTTTTAACACTGATGGGTCACCGGGTGAGTTATTTGTTTGCAGAATTTTCCCATGGTAAAGCCACAGCGCACAAAGGCTTCATGGTGGCCCTTCCAAACCGCAGGGTAGGCGAGTGGACATAAGCCTCCATATACCctcttttgaaaataaaatttatagcACCTCATAAAACTCTATTCATCCTTATAATTCCTATATACAAACCAGAGTGTTGTCCCTGAATCCTGTAAACTTGAAACTACCCTGAATCAAACGCTCAGGCTTCAAGATGGAGTGGCCCCCGAAAACGGCCAAAATAagtgtttggggttttttttaattctcagaCAAGGTGCCTATTAGGATGTGCATTATGAATGACAGTTGCAAGTGAATATGTTCTGGTCATCTTCTGTGAGAAGACAATGTGTTAATGTGTAAATATggctgctggaaaaaaaaatcccaaaaataaattaagttttgaagtACAGTACGattgtgattaaataaatgcagattttttgaGCACAAGAGTTcgtttaaaagcataaaaattcttcattttttaaaatgaaatggaatgGGTTTGAAACtataatatcatatcatataataatTCTTCTTTTCAGGTCATCATCTTCATTACATATGTCCCATTTATGTcaataaaacacagagagagaacacaattattattttatgacttATAGGTGTATGCTATGTGTAAGGCATAAAACTCTGTTCTTCTTTGTCATGCTTTTAAATAGAGCCTAAAACAACCAAATTTAGTGGTTTTTTATTCACTGCTTCTGGATGCGTCACGAACGGGAGACGTTCGTTTTTTTGTGCCATTTTCAGACATCCTAGGTGCTCCTACATATTAAGATTGAAGGATGCAAGTGACCATTTTCCTGTCATCGTATGCAAGGAGGCAGACAGTGCGGTTTGATGGCATGTTTCGGCACCGAGCAGGGCAAAGAGCTGCTTTTTCCCAGGCGTAGATGCACACCACGGGGATATTTAGAGCCACAGAAGAGCACTgattaaagagagagacaaTGGGGAGAGATTGCCATGACATGGTGGCATTTTCCATTCCCCAGCGCTGCCTCTCATGGGCGCAAAAACTGCGGCGTGAAACGTTTGAATTATCCCAGAATGTCAGGAATTTGTTTTGTGGCACCAGCGCAGACCCCTCACACATTGATCACGAGATCTGAGACACAGCCTTGACTGTCTCTTTTGTGCGCGTACGTGTTGTGGGTGGGTAGgtgggtgtgtttgtttgaggTGGAATGGTCATAATTCACCACAAAGGGTCTGGAGGATCTAGACATCAGATGGGGGGTGTATTTGGGGGTCTTGGTGATATGATACCACTTTCGGGGGCCTTAATAGGACCGGCGCCCCTCTGCAGTCTGAAGACACCACTCTCCTCTGTGGTCAGAAAGGAAATCTCGTCTCTCTGTAATTACCACTTAATGTCCTTGTGTCATTCGGAGACGATGTCTCATTGTGACCCGAGCGTCTTCGCTTTCTCTCCCAGGCCGACGACTGCCAGAAATAAACATCCAgcctttttattatcatttatttgaggCAAAGGAGAGTAATAATTGCTGTTGCTTCGAGCACATGCTTCCGGCCACAAGCAGAGCTTTGCTGTCTAAATCAGCTGCACTCTTTGACTTCTCATTCTCATTGCCCAAGTGTTTACTCAAAGATActattctcgctgtagtgttgctgccggcgccatgttctggagatttTGTATTTCACTGTGAATGTGAAACTACTTTGGTcctccaaaagaggacacaactagaaatcagtggttaactAGTATTTACAACAATGTTCCAGAATAAAGGGAGGCGATTTCAACTTCACAGTCTGTAAGTAAGTTgcgttttcttattaaaagaacctgctacttactattcaaactcGATTTTTGAGCAGTGAATGGTAGAGCTTTTGTCGTTTCTCTGATCACGTATGCAACATGATGCTTAAAAGGGACAGTATTTAGTCATTATACattatgtctccactggatgcaacaaattaGAGGTTTAGAGGTTGTATGTATAAATAGACAATAGTTATTAcgaattgtaatatttaacatttttactgtttttactgtatttttgatcaaataaatgcagcctctgtgAGTATGAGCGATTCATAATCTTTGCAATGCCAaagtttttgtatattaaaatatacattaccatTTGTTTTGACATATCCTATCAGTGACTACAAATACTCTTCAAAATTTATGggttcaattaaaaaatgaacagcACGTGAGCCTGGAACaattcaaaaatatacattatgataaaacgtttttcatttttgtacaaCTGTTCCATTAACTACTACCCCAGTTCTGTCAATGACAGAACACAATGATTATATTATGACTAGTATGATAATTTGTGTCTGCTGTAAGGCAAGgattttgtttgtgttaatGTGGTGTGCGTGACAATAGTCTTGCTTGCATCTGTatttctgtttgtgtctgtgtggttTGGATAAGTCTGTGTCCATCCCAATGTGTGTTTGCTGTACCCAAGAGAGTGTGTGACTGCATGCTGTTGTTTGGGATTCTGCCGCCACTACCTACGGGCCGGCCGTCGCTCGGCTGCTCTGGGCTGTAATGACAGGG is a window encoding:
- the zbtb8b gene encoding zinc finger and BTB domain-containing protein 8B, with product MEVPSYLSRLLSELNEQRKRDFFCDCSIIVEGRVFKAHRNILFASSGYFRALLVHYLQDNGQRHSTASLDIVTAEAFSFILDFLYSGRLSLRSDNVIEIMSAASYLQMTDVVNFCKGYIKSSLEICNRERERHKDFSGRENPVSAASVPVASTSDVDQRTCQVTEALSPDDAPTAAVCMPAATSSKDSEGENSQGAFPNHPPMNAPLKISPGPDLVNSSTPGLLLGLVHPKIEYDPDEEGESSRESKDTTLYQGPNQDGERTVNASPAPSTEHSSVSFANCPMKQFPDVLFRAGMNPNRDEHYSQSLGYVGGFGRGDDVLGPAGPCGMEIQNDWYGDDPGRLHKCPFCPYTAKQKGILKRHIRCHTGERPYPCEVCGKRFTRQEHLRTHAISVHRSTWPIVCKGCRRVFSGIVSQGMKRFGLCDGCTFVTTTNEDPSSMSLSIQSESMERGTRDSDWPVFMVEGDEAEANASTAEQDDKQNVAKQLSENGTLL